AACAAGAGCAATTGCAAGCGCTCACCACTGTAAAATATGGAAAGAGTTAGATAAACGCAGCCTTACACCTACGTGTAGAGAGAGACTTTTTCCATATTTCAAAAGTCAAAAAATAAAGCAAATACCTTCCCCATTCCGGGAAGCTTAACCACAAGAATAGAATAACAAGTGAAGGAGAGGCTACCGATGAGTTCCTTTGCTTGCCTCCTTATATGGTGGAAGCCGAGCAATGAGAGAGGAGGTGGCCCGAGCAACGTTGTAAAGCCCAGAGAGCCGAAGATGTAGAAAGAATAAGGTTGAGATATGCAAGAGAATTCTCGGCGTGAGATAACAGACTATCCAACAGTCACCCTTGAAGGAGTATCTGAAGAATTCAAAGCGACGTCGGTGGTTGCTGGTAAGCTAGACACCTGTATAACAAGTTTCTAATGGAGCTATAGCCTAACCACAAAGCATCAAGAAatgttccatcaaaaaaaaaaaaagcaccaagAAATGAACCCAGCCACTTCAGATTTAAGTTACTAGAGATAACCCACCTAATTCAGTCAAGTGTCATTCAAGCAAGAGGACATTCGATAGAAACATGTTGAAAATATCTCAATCTTTCCACTACACTGACTGCAATCATAAGCATCAGCTTGCAACCCTGTATACACAAAGCACCAGCAGCAACGGAAGGCAATCACAAAACAATTTTAAAAGAAAGACTTCAACGCAGAGGCAAACTGGCAGTTTCCAAATCTATAGACGGCCaggtgaaagaagagaggaggacaTGGTTGGCGGTAAATTTCTTTAACAAGAACATGCTACAAACGAGTGGTGTATTACGTAAAGAATTTTTTGCAAGATAATCCACCACATTATTAAGGTCCCTTCGGCATGCATTACTGGTGCATTAtgcatcttcttcttcaagaggTTACAAAACTCACAGATGGCTGTTGTCTACTGTCAAGAAGCTGAGACAAGTGCTTTTCTTCTCTGTGCGCGCGCGCGGCGGTGTGGGTGTAATGTTGTTAGCAAGACACATGCCCTGTGCTGCGTTCATTAACTTAATGAACTGCTTTGTGATGCAGAAGCTGAAAACAATAGAACCACAAACCTCTAATTTTCTGAGTTCTTGTTTAGAAGCAAAATGAGATGGAGTTCAGCTGAGAATCTGGACCAGAAATAAAGGCCAGATAGTCTTCTGATCTCTTGCTGAATTGATAGGATCCCAGCTGTAAAATAGTTGCCTTTTGCTTTGTAGACCTGAGAGGCCAGTTAGAGATGATCAAAGAGATGATGCTAACCAGCACCATGTGAAGATACAGGAAGAAACAAGCTAAATACAAGTCACAGCACAGATCCAGTGATTCAACTTATAAATGGCGATGTTTTTGCTTCAAAAGCATGACACAGATATTGCATATGTACATTCTCAATATGTGACTTTTATTTGCCTACTCTGAATCACTTTGCTGTGGCTTCTAAGGTAGATGAGGTGGACGAATAACCCATTCAAATGGTCAGAAGTCAGATACTGATGAGTACAAGATACAAAAGGAAAATACACCCTTGTAAGACTAAAGACAATTATTGTAATGCGCTCATATTGCAGCTGTCTCAGCTAATTGTGATGTGATCCATTCAGTATCTCTTCAGAAACTGTCTTTTGCCAACCACACAGCAATAGCTGGCTTCACTGCCTACTACGTTATATCCTGTAAGCTTTTTGAATTGCTTCCACCACTCGGTTTGCAACATCAGGGCCGAACAATCGAGGCAAGTTTGCAGCAAGATCAATTTCAACAGTCTTATTCTTGATCAAAGTGTCTCTACTGAGCAAATCAGCCCTCTCGGTTTCTCCCAATTGCTTCATGCTTCTTGCACATTTATCCAACCAGATTCTCAGAATTTCTTTGGCAACACTGTCAAGCTGAACCTGCATAATCTCTTCCATAGCACTCTCTCCTTCTGCACCACAATTGATTTGGACAGCAACTGCAGTTGGTGATAGGACACTGCGTATGTAAAGAGAGGACGAACGATATGGTAGCACCTGCGGCACATTCTCAAGTTCTTGCCTCGGTCTATCCAAATTGGTATTCTGGTAGAACTCATCAAGATAGTCAGGGTGTAGGACAAGATCTTTGCGAGGAAGCAAATCCATGAAGAGGATGAGAGAGGTTGGACTGCCTTGTATAAACTCCATAAGAAGGTGTGGTGCATCTGTCGAAGCCTTAAGGAAGGCAAATATAGTAGTTATGTTGAGAGAACCAGATGGAACATTGCAGTGGAGCCATGATTCTAATATGAAATCAACCTGTACAAAAAGCAAAGTTTTAGCTCAATCCATTTTTTAGGTTCATAAAAAATCACTCGAGGCAAGAAGATCATTGGTTATCAAGCAAAGAAAAACGTTTCCATTTTAATTTCTTGCATATATGGTGATGTCTAGAAGATTCCTTATGAAATAGAGTAATATTACATCCTCCCAGAAGAAAATTTAAATTCGACTGTGTATGATGTTAAAAATACAGAAACTCATTCTTCTCTCTGTTTCCTATATGGAATTTTCATCCTACCATGGCCTCTGACCAATTTACAGATCACAGTTTAGAAATGTCCAATACCATTTCTGATTTTCTTTTCGAGAAGAAAATTTCCAATATCATTTCATTGTTAATTTCTTTATGAAAAAATCGTCCTTGGGACTGTGAATTTAATTAGACTACTGTTGTCTTGTGATTTCTGCTTCAGATGTAAATGCAGTTCCCTTCATTTAGGATTGCTCCATTATCCATTTGTGGTGTTGATTTACTTGAAATACATGTTGGATTTAAGAGCAAAAAAAGAGATTAGAATGACAATAGTATTGCTGCCTCTTTTGAAAGTCATGTTGTTGCTTTCTTGGAAGGCTGGAAAGAAACACCATTTTTTGTTCCAGTAGACTCTTGTTCAGTTAACACTTCTCTATCCTTATCCATTAAATGCAATTAGGTTGAGCTGGGGCTTAGAAGTTCCCATTGTCAATTGTAGAAATATAAGGTGACCAAGTTTCATGTGGCCCTTTGCATTACATATTGGCAAAAGGGAGATCCTATGGGCAACTCAACATGAGCGTTGATCAGGTGTCTAGTGGATCCAACATGGCCAACTTGTGCCAACACATGGTTGTGATATGGTTTTGTTAAGGTTACTCTGATGGTAAACCTTAAGCACAATATGAGATGGTACTAAGGTCTGTTAGGTTTTAAATCAGGATTGCTGAACTCGATTATTGACATTCCTCAAGGCATAGGAACATTTAAGTGACTAACAAGAAGAAACACTCAGTCTTTCATGAACTAAGAGGGGATTTTCAAGTTTTCATATGAAGGTCATATTGGTCAGATGTTGGAAGAACAAGACATGCAAGATTTGAAGGTGAGTCTTGAAGCCCGTATTTAATAAAGATGGATTGAAAAACTTTATTCGAATCATAGGTTACCCACAATATCAAGAAGAAAGGATGCAAACTCTTCATAAAGTGGCAATGCTGAATGCAGGTATATTCATATTATAGTGTAGCttgaaaatattaatatcttaaaTCGAAAATTCTCAAGAGCTGGTTAGCACAGATTATCATGTGACTGATATAGCATATCTCTCAAGATTATCAAATCCAATAAGAGGATGAAGTTGTTAAGCTCTAGTTTTTACACAGAATCTATGCATTTCAAACCGCATTACCATTTTGTAAAATGACAACCTAATTAATCCAATGGAACACTTCTCTCACAATTCCGTTTTGTGAGATTGTTCTCCCTATCCAGCTTCAACAAGAATGAGCTTCACCCTCGCTGTGCTTTCCCAGCCACCACTTGTCGGACAATTTTTTACAAAACAAAAAAGTAACCAACATGATGATGCTCTTCAATGGAGGAATATATGAAGGCAATTCATACTTATCGATGCCAATTttgttcatctctctctctcttcatgagagTTGTTATTACTGTGCAACTTGTTCAACCAAAATTGGTTTCTACAAGCGTACCAATACCCAGAATGTTGTTCATCTCCAGCATAAGAGAATAAATAGGTTGCAAATAACTTGCTGTTTCCTTTGGAGGTTGGAGATTGTATCAAAAGAGTGTCAAATATGCATTTAATGGTTTTTCTCAGAATTTTCCAAGTTAAAGTGTTCCTTTTTGCCAGGTCCCTACTTAACTACTTTTTGATCAATGAAATCAGTCTGATACTTTTCACCAACCCATGGCAACTTCATGTTTG
The sequence above is a segment of the Elaeis guineensis isolate ETL-2024a chromosome 7, EG11, whole genome shotgun sequence genome. Coding sequences within it:
- the LOC140859474 gene encoding red chlorophyll catabolite reductase-like, which gives rise to MLALSHHPFLRHLPPSSASSSLPSLPPPHCIKRFSVVRASMDQPAAASPVMGFPHLPPSHRDLMVDLLSTIEARLGPHLLPSAVPSNVLSFQGQGGASQGALDIRSGGQDSSVDFILESWLHCNVPSGSLNITTIFAFLKASTDAPHLLMEFIQGSPTSLILFMDLLPRKDLVLHPDYLDEFYQNTNLDRPRQELENVPQVLPYRSSSLYIRSVLSPTAVAVQINCGAEGESAMEEIMQVQLDSVAKEILRIWLDKCARSMKQLGETERADLLSRDTLIKNKTVEIDLAANLPRLFGPDVANRVVEAIQKAYRI